CCATTGCCAGCTGAGCCAGGGGGTAGCCTGCAGATCGATACGCCCTTCGTAAAACAGGCCCGAGGCCGCGCCCCGGCTCTCGGCCCGAAGCACCTGCCGCCCCAGCCCGGCATCCGGCGCCAGCCGGTAAGCGGTGCTGCCCTCAAAGCGTTTTTGTTTCCAGCCCAGCATATCGGCCGGGGTAAAGGTCAGCGCCTGCGCCGGTATGGCAACCAGCAAGGACAACAATATGGCAAACAGACGAGGGCGCATGGCGATTTCCGCAAAAAGGATCTTCTGCCAGTATAGGTATTACTCCCAGCGCGCCCACCACAGCGCCACCGGCAGCAGCAGGTTGGCCAGCACGGTGAACCAGAACACCGCCTGAAACGAGGGCTTGCGCGACTTGTGCCGAAGCAGGTGGCGGGCCAGCCAGGCACCGGGCCAGCCCCCAAGCAATGCCAGCCCGTGCAGGGTGCGCTCACGCACCCGCCACTGCCCCAGCCGGGCGGCGCGTTTGTCCCACCAGTAAACCCCAAAGGTGACCAGGCTGAGCACCAGATACCACAGCGCCAGCCCGGCATAGACCCGAATCATGTGTTTCTCCTGTGTGCATTGCCTTTTATAGACAACCAGTCTAAATTATGTCCCATGAATGCTTCCACCCCCAAACGCCGGGGCCGGCCTCCCAGGCAGCCCCGCGATAATCCCGACACCCGCGACGCCCTGATCCGTTGCGGCGTGGCGGTGCTGACCGAGCAGGGCTTTGTCTCTACCGGCATCGACGGCGTGCTGAAGCAGGTGGGGGTGCCCAAAGGCTCCTTTTACCACTATTTCGACAGCAAGGAAGCCTTTGGCCGTGCGATCATGGAGCGCTACGCCGCCTATTTCGCCGCCAAGCTGGACCGCTGGCTGCTGGATGACGACACCCCGCCCCTGAAGCGCATTGACCACTTTATGCAGGACGCCATGGCCGGCATGGCCCGCCACCATTTTCGGCGCGGCTGCCTGGTGGGCAACCTGTGCCAGGAAGTGACCATTTTGCCGGACAGCTACCGCGAGCAGCTGCAGGCCATACTGCAAAGCTGGGAACAACGGCTGGCGGCCTGCCTGCGACTGGCCGCCGAACGGGGCGATCTGGCCGCCGACGCCGACTGCGACCGACTGGCGGAATTGTTCTGGATTGGCTGGGAAGGGGCCGTGCAACGGGCCCGCATAGTACAAAGCGATGCCCCCATGGCGCTGTTCGGCCAGGAGTTTCTGGCCCGGCTGCCACGTTGAGCGTTTTTTAACACCCATTTATAGACGATTGGTCTAAATGAAAGGAGCACACCATGTTTAACGCCATTCTGCTCACCCAGGCTGACGACAAGGCCACTCACGCCGCCCTGACGCCCCTGCCCTGCGACGATTTGCCCGAGGGCGAGGTGCTGGTGCGGGTGGAATGGAGCACCCTCAATTACAAGGACGCCCTGGCCATTACCGGCAAAGGCCCCATAGTACGGCGCTTTCCCATGGTGCCCGGCGTGGATCTGGCCGGCGTGGTGGAACACAGCAACAGTGACCAGTGGCGCCCCGGCGACCATGTGCTGGTGAACGGCTGGGGCGTGGGCGAGCAGCACTGGGGTGGCCTGGCCCAGCGGGCTCGAATGCAGGCGGGCTGGCTGACCCGGCTGCCGACAGACCTCAGCGGCCGCCAGGCCATGGCCATTGGCACCGCCGGCTACACCGCCATGCTGTGCCTGATGGCGCTGGAACGTCACGGCCTGACCCCGGAGCAGGGCGAGGTACTGGTCACCGGCGCCAACGGTGGCGTGGGCAGCCTGGCCATCATGCTGCTGGCGCAGCGGGGTTATCGAGTCGTGGCCTCGACCGGCCGCATGGAAGAAAAGGACTACCTCACCGCCCTGGGCGCGGCCGAGGTCATGCACAGAGACGAACTCTCCGCCCCCGGCAAACCCCTGGCCAAGGCCCGCTGGGCCGCCGTGGTGGACTCGGTGGGCAGCCACACCCTGGCCAATGCCTGCGCCCAGACTCGGGAAGACGGCCTGGTGGCCGCCTGTGGCCTGGCCCAGGGCATGGATTTTCCGGCGACCGTGGCGCCCTTTATTCTGCGCGGCGTGACCCTGCTCGGCATTAACAGCGTGACCCGGCCCCAGGGCGAGCGGGAGCAGGCCTGGACCCGGCTGGCGCAAGAGCTGAACACCGACCGGCTGGAGCAAAACACGCGGGAAATTGGCCTGAGCGAAGCCATTGACGCCGCGCATGCGTTGCTGGCCGGCCGGGTGCGTGGCCGGCTGGTGGTGGACGTGAACCGTTAAGCCGTTGCCGGATCAGAAGGTGCCGTCAGACAACAGCTGCGGGTTGCTCACCAGGTTGCGCACGCCGTGGGCGTGATCCTCGTTAAAGTCGTTCTGCCGGCACCACTCGCCCACAGAGGCAATGTTGACCTTGAGCACCTCGGGGCGCACGCCCCAGGTCACCTGAAAGGGTGAGCCCTTCTCGTTGTAGGCCGGGCCCGTGGTGGAACCGGCATACTGCACCGGCGTGCCGGTGTTAGCGGGAATATTCAGGCCCTGATGGCGGCCCTGGCGCACGCCGTGGGCGGCCAGCTCGCCAAAGTCGGCGGCGCCGGCGTCGTTCACCAGCACATAGACCTGGGCCTCCACCCGCAGTTGCGGATTTTGCCCGGCCTGGCTCAGGCAGGCGGCCAGGGTGGGGCCGGGAGTAACCTGGGCGCTGGAATGCACATAGTGCACCTCTATGGTGTCGCCGGGGTAAAGGCTGCCATGACGGCCGGGGCAGATGTCGCCCTGCACCGGCGCCAGCTCCCGCTCGCTCAGGGTGCCCGAATAACGATAGCCGCCCTGATAACCGCGACCGTCACCGTTGCCGGCAAAGCGGGTGAACTGCCCGCCCTTGTGCTCGGCGTTCTTGTGAAAGTGAATATTGCACAGGTTCATTCGGCTGGCCGGCGGCGCCGGACTGAAGACGACGGGGTTGCTGCCTTTGAGCCGATCGATGTCTCGAGGAGATTGCGGGCCAAAACCCTGACCGGTGGTGTTTTGCGACAAGCGCTGACGTTGTTGCTCGATTACCGTGTCGGAAACCGGCTGTTCGAGGGTATCGGCCATCACGGCCACGGGGGTGACCACGCCAGTGGCCAGGGCGAAAAGCGTCGCTGCCTTCATGTTCTTCCCTGTGTGGAATGAATGAGACTCGAATGCTAACCACCCTCGCCGACCTGTCAAGCCGGCCCGGGCCGCGGTAACGGGCTGTTATCCCGTCAGAATCCCGCTAAAATGCATTTCTTTTCGCCTACGCCGATCCTGAATGTTACCCGTGCCGCGCCTTCATCAGCCCGTTTGCCGTGCCGCCGCCTGGCTGGCGCTGCTGGCGACCCTGATGATCTATGCGGCGCCGCTGGTTTCCCAGCGACTGGTGGCAACGTCGCCTCATCATTCGGCGCACCATTCATCCCATCATGACGCCGGTCATCACGGCCACCATGCCCCGGCCACCGACCACCATGCCGGTCACGAGGCTTGCGGCTACTGCACCCTGCTGGGCCAGCTGTGGTGGTGTGTCGTCCGGCCTGCCGCCGCCGCCGTGGCACCCGCGACCGTGCCCCCGGCCCTGTACGAGCCGGCCACGCCGCCGCTGGCGCGGGGGCACGCCCCCTTTCAGCCCCGCGCCCCGCCACCGAGTTGATGCTCTTGCTTATGTCCGCGCCCACCGGCACGGCAATCTTTTTGACGGTGTTTCGCTGCGTCGAAACGCCCTTATGTTGGCGCGCGCCATGCTCGGCGGCGCCCCGCAAGGAATTCTTATGGCATCATCAACCCCAGCCCGGCAACGCTCAGGCAACGCGGCCCGGGCCACTGCCCTGACCGCCTTTCTGACCCGGCTGCATTTTTATATTGGCCTCTTCGTGGGCCCCTTTATTCTGGTGGCCGCCCTCACCGGCACCCTCTATGTGCTGACCCCCCAGCTGGAAAACCGGCTGTATGCCGATCAGCTCACCACAGACTCTACCGGCCCGCAGAGGCCACTGGCGGAGCAGATTGCCGCCGCCCAGGCCAGCCTGCATGGCGAGGAAACCCTGGCCAAGGTGCGCCCGGCACCGGCGCCCGGCACCACCACGAGAGTGATGTTCCATCAGCCCGGCCTGAACGACTATGAACACCTGGCGGTGTTTGTGGATCCGGTCACCCTTGAAGTAAAGGGAACCCTGGTCAGCTACGGCACCAGCGGCACCCTGCCCGCCCGCATTGTTCTCGACTATCTGCACCGCCACCTGATGCTGGGGGAAGCGGGCCGCATTTACAGCGAGCTGGCCGCCTCATGGCTGTGGATTGCCGCCCTGGGCGGCGTATGGATGTGGTGGCGCACCGGCCGGGGCGGTCGTGGTGCCGGCCGCAGCCCACGGCGCAGGCTGCGCCGCTGGCACAGCCTGACCGGACTGTGGCTTGTGGTGGGGCTGGTGTTCTTTTCGGCCACCGGGCTGACCTGGTCCAAATGGGCTGGCAGCAACATAGGCGCGCTGCGTGCCCAGATGGGCTGGGTCACCCCGTCATTGTCGGTGCAGCTCAACGGCACCGCCCCCGCGAATCACGCTCAGGGCGCACACGCCGGCCACGGCGATCACGGCACCCATGGTGCGCCCGCCATGCCCACCAGCCTGGCGCTCTGGGACCAGGTGCTGGCCAGCGCCCGGGCCGCCGGCATCGACGCCGGCAAGCTGGAAATCAGCCCCGCCGCCAATGCCGACAGCGCCTGGCAGGTCAAAGAGCTGGACCGCTCCTGGCCCACCCAGGTAGATGCGGTGGCGGTCGACCCGCGCGATATGAGCATTACCAGCCGGGCCGATTTTGCCGACTATTCGCTGGTGGCCAAGCTGATCCGCTGGGGCATAGACGCCCATATGGGCATTTTGTTCGGCCTGCCCAACCAGTTGCTGCTGGCGGCCTTTGGCGTGGCCCTTAGCGCCATGACGGTGCTCGGCTACTGGATGTGGTGGCGTCGCCGCCCCGCTCCCGGTGCCACTCAGGCCTTGCTGTGCCAAAGCTGGGCCCGCCTTGGCCTGCCCGCGCGCCTCGTTAGCCTGCTGCTGGCCCTGGCTCTGGGCTGGAGCCTGCCGCTGATGGGCGCCAGCCTGCTGCTGTTTGTGCTGATCGATCTGCTGCGCGCACGCACCGCCGAGGCCGCCACCGAACCCGCCTGACCACCTCACCCACGGCGGGCCCCGGCCCGCCGTTTTGCTAAGGCTCGCCCCGAAAGCGCTGCTGCTGTTGCAGCCGCCATAGCTGGGCGTAGCGCCCATCCTTTGCCAGCAACTGCTCATGGTTGCCCTGCTCGGCAATGCGTCCTTCCTGCATCACCAGAATATGATCGGCGTCCACTATGGTGGACAGCCGGTGGGCGATCACCAGGCTGCTCTGACCTTGAGATACCTCGCGAATGGCGCGCAAAATGCTGCGCTCGGAGCGGCTGTCCAGGGACGAGGTGGCCTCGTCAAACACCAGTATCGGCGGGCGCTTTAGAATGGTGCGGGCAATGGCCACCCGCTGCTTTTCGCCGCCGCTGAGTTTCAGCCCCCGCTCCCCCACCAGGGTGGCGCTGCCTTCGGGCAGGCTGGCGATAAAGTCACTCAGGTGCGCCAGGCG
The nucleotide sequence above comes from Oceanimonas doudoroffii. Encoded proteins:
- a CDS encoding delta-class carbonic anhydrase, whose translation is MKAATLFALATGVVTPVAVMADTLEQPVSDTVIEQQRQRLSQNTTGQGFGPQSPRDIDRLKGSNPVVFSPAPPASRMNLCNIHFHKNAEHKGGQFTRFAGNGDGRGYQGGYRYSGTLSERELAPVQGDICPGRHGSLYPGDTIEVHYVHSSAQVTPGPTLAACLSQAGQNPQLRVEAQVYVLVNDAGAADFGELAAHGVRQGRHQGLNIPANTGTPVQYAGSTTGPAYNEKGSPFQVTWGVRPEVLKVNIASVGEWCRQNDFNEDHAHGVRNLVSNPQLLSDGTF
- a CDS encoding MDR family oxidoreductase, with product MFNAILLTQADDKATHAALTPLPCDDLPEGEVLVRVEWSTLNYKDALAITGKGPIVRRFPMVPGVDLAGVVEHSNSDQWRPGDHVLVNGWGVGEQHWGGLAQRARMQAGWLTRLPTDLSGRQAMAIGTAGYTAMLCLMALERHGLTPEQGEVLVTGANGGVGSLAIMLLAQRGYRVVASTGRMEEKDYLTALGAAEVMHRDELSAPGKPLAKARWAAVVDSVGSHTLANACAQTREDGLVAACGLAQGMDFPATVAPFILRGVTLLGINSVTRPQGEREQAWTRLAQELNTDRLEQNTREIGLSEAIDAAHALLAGRVRGRLVVDVNR
- a CDS encoding DUF2946 family protein gives rise to the protein MLPVPRLHQPVCRAAAWLALLATLMIYAAPLVSQRLVATSPHHSAHHSSHHDAGHHGHHAPATDHHAGHEACGYCTLLGQLWWCVVRPAAAAVAPATVPPALYEPATPPLARGHAPFQPRAPPPS
- a CDS encoding PepSY-associated TM helix domain-containing protein encodes the protein MASSTPARQRSGNAARATALTAFLTRLHFYIGLFVGPFILVAALTGTLYVLTPQLENRLYADQLTTDSTGPQRPLAEQIAAAQASLHGEETLAKVRPAPAPGTTTRVMFHQPGLNDYEHLAVFVDPVTLEVKGTLVSYGTSGTLPARIVLDYLHRHLMLGEAGRIYSELAASWLWIAALGGVWMWWRTGRGGRGAGRSPRRRLRRWHSLTGLWLVVGLVFFSATGLTWSKWAGSNIGALRAQMGWVTPSLSVQLNGTAPANHAQGAHAGHGDHGTHGAPAMPTSLALWDQVLASARAAGIDAGKLEISPAANADSAWQVKELDRSWPTQVDAVAVDPRDMSITSRADFADYSLVAKLIRWGIDAHMGILFGLPNQLLLAAFGVALSAMTVLGYWMWWRRRPAPGATQALLCQSWARLGLPARLVSLLLALALGWSLPLMGASLLLFVLIDLLRARTAEAATEPA
- a CDS encoding TetR/AcrR family transcriptional regulator; translation: MNASTPKRRGRPPRQPRDNPDTRDALIRCGVAVLTEQGFVSTGIDGVLKQVGVPKGSFYHYFDSKEAFGRAIMERYAAYFAAKLDRWLLDDDTPPLKRIDHFMQDAMAGMARHHFRRGCLVGNLCQEVTILPDSYREQLQAILQSWEQRLAACLRLAAERGDLAADADCDRLAELFWIGWEGAVQRARIVQSDAPMALFGQEFLARLPR
- a CDS encoding DUF1294 domain-containing protein, coding for MIRVYAGLALWYLVLSLVTFGVYWWDKRAARLGQWRVRERTLHGLALLGGWPGAWLARHLLRHKSRKPSFQAVFWFTVLANLLLPVALWWARWE